In Emys orbicularis isolate rEmyOrb1 chromosome 16, rEmyOrb1.hap1, whole genome shotgun sequence, a genomic segment contains:
- the GAL3ST1 gene encoding galactosylceramide sulfotransferase encodes MLQKKKHWRSMCKGLVLGTVLTSFMLLLYSYVIPPLQVSMMEIPIPYSCSSYPAQARVPGAANSTHSPPGQGCLPKLDIMFMKTHKTASSTILNILFRFGEKHRLKFAFPNGRNDFYYPSYFERSQVQDYQPGMCFNIICNHMRFQYQEVRKLLPADTIFLTVLRDPAYLFESSFHYFGRIIPLTWKLQGEDKLAEFLRDPWHYYDPNGFNAHYLQNLLFFDLGYDNNMNANSPLVDQYIQEIDQHFHLVMLLEYFDESLVLLKDLLCWELEDILYFKLNARKDSTVSKMTGELYEKATYWNLIDAKLYRYFNATFWRKVEAYGWERMARDVAELHQENEKMKSICIDGGRPVDANAIQESSMQPWQPLGQKSILGYNLKKKINKKHRKLCRKMLTPEIQYLTDLGVNLWITKLWSHVREFLKW; translated from the exons ATGCTGCAGAAGAAGAAGCACTGGAGGTCCATGTGCAAGGGGCTTGTTCTGGGAACTGTCCTGACCAGCTTTATGCTACTGCTGTACTCCTACGTGATTCCACCCCTGCAAGTCAGCATGATGGA GATTCCTATCCCTTACTCCTGCTCCTCCTATCCTGCCCAGGCCAGGGTGCCAGGTGCAGCAAACAGCACCCACAGTCCCCCGGGGCAAGGATGTCTGCCCAAGCTGGACATCATGTTCATGAAGACACACAAGACAGCCAGCAGCACCATTCTAAACATCCTCTTCCGCTTCGGCGAGAAGCACCGCCTCAAGTTCGCCTTCCCCAATGGCCGCAATGACTTCTATTACCCCTCCTACTTTGAACGCAGCCAGGTCCAGGACTACCAGCCCGGCATGTGCTTCAATATCATTTGCAACCATATGCGCTTCCAGTACCAGGAGGTGCGCAAGCTACTGCCAGCTGATACCATCTTTCTGACAGTGCTGCGGGACCCCGCCTACCTCTTCGAGTCCTCCTTCCACTACTTTGGGCGCATCATCCCCCTCACCTGGAAGCTGCAAGGCGAGGACAAGCTGGCAGAATTCCTCCGTGATCCATGGCACTACTATGACCCTAACGGGTTCAACGCTCACTACCTCCAGAACCTGCTCTTCTTTGACCTGGGCTATGACAACAACATGAATGCCAACAGCCCCTTGGTGGACCAGTACATCCAGGAGATCGACCAACATTTCCATCTGGTCATGCTGTTGGAGTACTTTGATGAGTCCCTAGTGCTCCTGAAGGACCTgttgtgctgggagctggaggaCATCCTCTACTTCAAGCTCAACGCCCGCAAGGACTCCACTGTCTCCAAGATGACCGGTGAGCTCTATGAGAAGGCCACCTACTGGAACCTCATTGACGCCAAGCTCTACCGCTACTTCAATGCCACCTTCTGGCGCAAGGTGGAGGCCTATGGGTGGGAGCGAATGGCCAGGGATGTGGCCGAGCTGCACCAGGAGAACGAGAAGATGAAGAGCATCTGCATCGATGGAGGGCGCCCTGTGGATGCCAACGCCATCCAGGAGTCCTCCATGCAGCCATGGCAGCCGCTGGGCCAGAAGTCCATCCTGGGTTACAACTTGAAGAAGAAGATCAACAAGAAGCACCGGAAGCTGTGCCGCAAGATGTTGACGCCCGAGATCCAGTACCTGACCGATTTGGGCGTCAACCTCTGGATCACCAAGCTCTGGAGCCACGTGCGGGAGTTCTTAAAGTGGTAA